GTAGGAGTACAGCGCCGAGCCGATCGGATCGGCCAGGACGACCTTGATGCCCGCAGCCTGCTCCTTGAGGTAGCGCCCCGTCCCGGCGAGCGTGCCGCCGGTGCCGGCCGCCGCGACCAGGGCCGAGATCTCCCCGCCGGTCTGGCGCCATAGCTCGGGGCCGGTAGTCCGGTAGTGGGCGTCGCGATTGGCCAGGTTGCGGAACTGGTCGGCGTGGAAGGCCCCGCGTTCGGCCGCCAGGCGAGCCGCGGCGTGGTAGAAGTGGCGCTCGTCGCTGAAAGGCACGTCGGGCGCCTCGATCACCTCGGCGCCCAGTAGCCGCAGGTACGCCACCTTCTCGGCCGCCAGGCCGGCGGGGACCGTGAACGCGGTGCGGTAGCCGCGGGCCGCGGCCGCCATCGCCAGGCCGATGCCGGTGTTGCCGGCCGTGGCCTCCACGATCTCGCCGCCCGGCACCAGGCGCCCCGTGGCTTCGCCGTCGGCGATGAGCGCCGCGGCGATGCGATCCTTGACCGAGCCGCCGGGATTGAGGAACTCGGCCTTGCCCAGGATGCGGCATTTCGTGAACTCGGAGAGTTCCTCGAACTGGATCAGGGGCGTGCGCCCGACCGCGCCGACCGCCCCCCGCACGACATCCGGGGTCATCGCCGCCATGTTACCTTCTTCCAGTCGTGCCGCCCCGCAACGTCCTCCTGCCCGCGATCCTGCCGGTCGCGGCGATCGCCTGCTCGCTCTTCCTGCTGATCTGGCGCCTGGACTGGATCGGCTTCACCTGGGACGAGTTCATCGACTACAACATCGTCGGCTCGTTCGCCGCCAACGCGGCCGAGATCCTCCGCAACGACATGGACCCGTCCCAGGGCCGGCTGAACCACATGGTCGCGGCGCCGTTCGTGGTCCTCTTCGGGCACACGTTGCTGGTCTTCAAGGCCATCTACGTCGGGGTCGGCCTGGCGGCCGCGATTGCCCTCTTCTTCCTGCTCTCGCGCATCGCCTCGCGGACGACGGCACTGCTCCTGGTCGCGACCTTCGTCTCGTCGCCCTACTTCCTGACGGCGTCGCGCAGTGGCGGGACGTCGGGCGACGTGCTCACCATCCTCTGCACCGTCGCGTTCTGCGCGGCCCTGGGCCACTGGAGCGCGCGGCACGAAGCCGGGCGCCCGGGCTGGGGTCCTCCCGCCATCTGCGCCGTCGCCTGCGGCCTGGGCCTGGGCGCCAAGCTGACCAACGGCCTCTGGATTCCGGCGGCGGTGATCTTCATGGTGCTGCGCCACGGCTGGAAAAACGTCTGGCGCGAGTTCGGGCATTTCGTGCCGATAGCCGCCGCCGTCGCGGTCCTGGCGCATCCCCTGCTGTTCAGGGGCCCGGTCCACCTCTGGAACGCCCTCAGGCACTCGCACGGTTTCGACGGTGCCAAGCAATTCCTGTACCTGGGCGAGTTCGTCACCAATCCGCAGTGGTACTTCCCGCTATTCGTCTTGCTCGCCAAGACGTCCCCGCTCTTCTTCGCGTTCTTCCTGTGGGTCGCCGTCCGCCAGACCTGGAGCTGGGCCCGCGGCGGGCAGGCGGCGCTGTGGTTCGCCGTCGGCATGCTGGTCTTCTACGTCGACTACCTGTTTCTCGCCAAGCGGTTCCAGAACGCGCAGTACTACGTGCCGGCCTTCGTGGCGATGTTCGTCATCTGCGCCGCGCCCGTCGATCGGCTCCTGCACGACGCGCGTGCCGGGGTGCGCCGCCTGACGTACGGCGCCTTCGCGCTGTCGCTGGGCCTGCAGGCCTGGATCAACTGGGATCTCTGGCCGGATTTCGCCCAGGCCGGGCGCCACTACGGGTCGTTCATGCAGGGCCAGATGGCCGGGCCGGCGGTCAACCATTGCCAGGGCGGGCCGGTGACCATCGACGAGCTGAACTCCCTGCAGCGGAAGCACAACCTGCCGGCCGCCTACGTCCTGCTGCATTGCGGCCCGATAATCAACACCGACAACCACGCGGGCCCGGTCAAGTCGCTGCTGTCCTTGCCGGACTACCCCATCGACAACCCGCCGCCGCGGCCGCACTGGGTCCTGGTCAACCGCGTCTACGACTACAGCGAGCCGACTCGCGCCGACCAGGAGTTCCGCATCGTCCAGCGCGAACGCTTGCTGGCCGGCTGCCGGATGCTGTCCCGCCGGCCGGACGGGCCTTACAAGATCTACGCCTGCGAGTAGTCGGGCTCCTTGGCCGCCATGCGGCCGATCGGCCGGCCGCTCGCGTCCCTGGTGGGAACGAAGCGCCCGTTGCCTTCCGGGGCTGGCGGACCCAAGCTGCGGGGCCGTGGGCAAGAGGTGGATCATCGCGATCCTCGTGGCGGCGAGCGGCGCCGCCGGCTGTGCCTTGCCGCCGTGCCTGCCCCTTCCGGGAACCGACGCCGCGCACGTCGTCGCCGACATCGTGCGCGCCCTGGAGGCCGCGCCCGGTGCCAGACCGACCGATCCGGCCCCGCGGCAGATCGCCTACGAAGCCGGCGGTCGGCGTTACCAGGCCGATCTCTACCTGGGCGCGCTCGTGCCGCGAGCGGGCCTGGTGCTCGTCCCCGGGGCGGCTCCCGGCGGCCGGCTCCACCCCTTGCTGACGGCCTTCGCCGGCAGCATGGCCCGGGCCGGGTTCGCGGTCCTGGTGCCGGACGTGGGCACGCTGGCCAGGCTGGAAGTCTCGGCCGACGATGCACGGCTCTTCGCCGACGCGGCCACGTACCTGGCGACCCGGCCCGATCTGGCTCCCGGCGGCCGCATCGGCGCGGCCACCTTCAGCTACTCGGTCGGCCCGGCGATCCTGGCGGCGCTGCAGCCCGAGATGCGAGACAGGGTGCGCTTCATCCTGGCGGTGGGCGGCTACCACGACATCCGGGACGTGCTGCGGTTCTCCACCACGGGCTGGTACCGGGACGCTGGCGCGTGGCGCCACCGCAAGCCAAATTCCTACGCGACGCTGGTCTTCGTGCTGAGCGTGCTCGACGAGATCGCCTCCGCCGACGATCGCCGGTTGCTGCGGGAGATCGCCGACCGGCGCCTGAAGGATCCTGGCGCCGACGTCGCGGACCAGGCGGCGCGCCTGGGTTCCGAGGGCCGATCGGTCTTCGACCTGGCCACCAACCGGGAGCGCGACCGCTTCCCGACCCTGGTGGCGGCCCTGCCTGCCGCCGTGCGGGCCGAACTGGACCGCCTCGACCTGGCCGGCCGGGATCTGTCGGAGCTCAGAGCCCGCCTCATCCTGGTGCACGGCGAGAATGACGACATCGTGCCCTTCCCCCACAGCCAGGCCCTGGCGCGCGCGGCGCCGCAAGCCCGGGCCTACATCCTCCGGGGCCTCGACCACGTGGAGTTGCGCGGCCGGCTGCTGGATGGGTGGACGCTCTACTGCGCGGTGTCGGACCTGCTCGGGCAGCGGTTGTGACCGGCCGGCCGGACTCTTCGCGCGCCTCGCTTGACTTCGCACAGCCTTCGGGGCCGGCACGGAGGCCGGCCCCACCCGCTGCATCGGTGGCGCAGGCCTCCGTGCCTGCGCGGGTGAAGCGCAAGGCCACTCGAGCGCCGCAAACAGGAAGGGACGTTGGCCCCCTCTCGCCACCGGCCTGGCGTGCGATTGGAAGCCATCGTCACGGCAAGCCTTCCGCCCTGGAAATTTTACTACGAGACCTTCAGGGCTCAAGTACTTCCAGCCCCTCCTCCCTGGCCGCCGAATTGAGCCGGGAATCGAATGACGAGAACAGCCAGGTACCCGCGGGTCCGACCCGCGAAGCATCCAGGGCCGCGGCCAGGTGGATGGCGTCGAATCCGCGGAACGCGTGCTTGAATGCCAGCTCGCCCGCCAGATCCTCGTCGAGGTCGAGTCGAACCATTGCAGGCCAGTCTTAGTTCACGTCAGGCACCGGAACGCCTCCATCGCTGCCACGATCTCGACTGGACAGGCGTCCTTGCGCCTCGGGGGAGAAAGAGTCGACGAGACCCTGGATCAGTCGTACGCTCGCAGGCGATGGGCTTCTACCAGGAACTCCTCCTCCCCTGGCTCTGCGACAAGGCGATGCGCAACCGCGACCTCCTGCCGCTACGCCGGCGCGTCGTGGGCGGCGCGACGGGGCGCGTCCTGGAGCTCGGGGCAGGTTCCGGCCTGAACTTCGGCCTCTACGGGCCGGAAGTCACGGAGGTCGTCGCAGTCGAGCCCTCCGCCAGACTCGTCGAGATGGCGCGGGCCCGCGCCGGGCGCCCCGTGACTTTCGTGGAGGCGGCCGCGGAGATGCTGCCCTTTAATGATCTGAGCTTCGACACCGTGGTCTCGACGTGGACCATGTGCTCCATCGCCGACATCGCCCGGGCGCTTGCCGAGGCGCGGCGCGTGCTCAAGCCGGAGGGCCGCATGCTCTTCGTCGAGCACGGCGCCTCGCCGGATGCCGGCGTCCGCCGGTGGCAGGACCTCCTCACTCCGGCCTGGAAGCGCATCGCCGGGGGCTGCCACCTCAACCGCCCGATCGCGTCGTTGATCGAGGATGCCGGTTTCCGGCTGGAAGCGCTCGAGAAGGCCTACGTGCCCGGCCCCAAGGCGATGACCTACATGTACGAAGGCGTTGCGCGCTCGTTTGGGGTTCGTTAAGCCGCACAGGTCCCGGCAGTTTGCTCGGGATAAGGGACTTGGGAAGGAGGTGCGCGATGAAAGTTGACGGTCACACGTCCGATTGGATCAAGCACCGCAAGGACGGTGCGCTGGCCGGCTTGCAGAACGTGGCCCCTCCCGAGATGGAAGACATGGGCAACGCCGCCATCCAGGCCGGTGTCGCCGCCGCCCAGCAGATCGCCGCCAAGTCCGCGGCCGAGGCAACCGCCACGCTCTCGGCCGCGCTGGGCCAGGACGAGAACAAGGTCCAGAACAAGGCCTGGGGAGCCTACTAACCTCGACTACTTATCGCCAGGGACCGGCCGGAGCCCGCAGGGTTCCGGCCTTGTTTCTCGATTCGCGGTGTCCCTTTCCTGGACGGCCGGCCGTGTGAGTTCCTGGTTATCTTCACCCTGGCCGGGTCGGCTGGCCGCTCTGTTGGCCGCTACAAGGCAGGGTATCCGCCCTCGAAGGAAGGCGGACCCGGGCCCGAAGTGCACGTAATCGGGGGCCTGCCGCCGGCCTCGGCGCTGGGTGCAGGAGCAGTTGACCACGACCTGAAACCTGGTACCGGTTGATTCTTCCCGCAGTAAAGGGAAACGTGTTCTTGGGGATGAAGAAGCTCGAGAGTGTTCAACTGGCGCCGTCGGACCTGGCGGCCATCCGGCAAGCGAATGAATCCGGCCACCCTCGACACCGTCGTCAGCTACGTGCCCGAGCTGGTTCGTCGGCGGATGGCCGATCCGGTGCCGCTCGCGGTAACCCAGGGCGAGCGGTTTCCGACCGCGGTGCTCCTGGCCACGCCCTGATGTATTATACGGTCTTCTATAATAAGGCGCTTTATAATACAATCGGACGAGGGCGACATTGGAAAGACCTGAAAGCATCTTCGATCGCGAGCCGGAGTGGCGGGATCTCGGTCGTTTCGCCACGATGCCCCTGGCCGTGCCTCTTTTGGCCGTCGTGTACGGGCGGCGGCGGCAAGGGAAGACCTACCTCCTCGAGGAGCTGGCGGTCGCATCCGGAGGGCTCTACCACCAGGCCGTCGAGGAAGAGAGGGCCCCCGCGCTCGCCCGCATCGCGGAAACGTTGACGGCGCATGCCGGCAAGCCCGACCGCCCGGGTGCGCGCTTCGAGGACTGGGCGTCGGCAATTCGCACCCTGGCCGACCATGCCGCTGGGCGCCTGATCGTCCTCGACGAGTTTCCCTATCTCGTCCGAACGTCGCCAGAACTGCCCTCGGTCATCCAGGCCGCATTCGATGCGGCCAAGAAGCGGCGCCACCCCTCCTTCCGGCTTGCCGTCTGCGGATCGGCGCTCTCGGTGATGACGGACCTGCTCGCGGGCCAGCAGGCGCTCCGCGGCCGCGCGACACTCGACATGCCCATCGCCGCGTTCAGCTTCCGGGACGCCCGCCGGTTCTGGGGAGTGGCCGACCTGGAGACCGCTTTCCTCCTCAACGCGATTCTTGGCGGACCTCCTGGCTATCGCGATCTCTTGTCAGGAATCGGGGTGCCGTCCGCGCCCGGCGATCTGGCCGATTGGCTCGGGGAGGGCGTCCTCAACCCGTCGCATGCGCTGTTCCGGGAGGCGGAGTACCTGCTCGCCGAGGATCCCGCGCTCACCGAGCGTTCCCTTTACCAGTCGATCATCGGAGCCGTCGCGCAAGGAGCCGCGTCGCGCGGGAAGCTGGCGGATCGAATCGGGCGGCCTACCACGGCGCTGGAACATCCGCTAACGCAGCTCGAGCGGTCGGGCTTCCTGATCCGGGATGAGGATCTCCTTCACGGGCGGCGCCCCTTGCTCCGGATCGTCGATCCGTTGCTGCGATTCCATTTTGCGGTCGTGCGACCGGACCAGGCGCGGTTCGAGACGCGAAAGACGGCTGACGCCTGGGCCGCCGCCGGGGAGCGCTTCAGGTCACGCGTGCTCGGGCCGCATTTCGAGACGATGGCACGGTACTGGGCCGCGCACCACGCGTCCGAAGAGACTCTCGGCGGCAGGCCCCGCCGCGTCGGTTTTGCGCAGGTCAACGATCCGGCCTTGAGGCAGCAGTTCGAACTCGACGTCGTGGCAGAGGCAGATGCTGCGCACGGCGGTATTCCCCGCCTCCTTGCGATCGGCGAGGCCAAGGCGAGCGATGGCCCGCGAACGCTGGCGGACCTCGACCGTCTCGAGAAGCTCAAACGTCGGCTTGCGGTTCGAGTGGACGTGCGTGACACCAAGCTGCTGCTATTCGGGCGGTCTGGATTCCGTCGCGATCTCACCGCCAAAGCCAGGCGGCGGGCAGACCTGGAGCTTGTCGACCTCGAGCGGCTATACGTAGGAACCTGACTTCGAGCGCACGCTAGGTTGGGCGGGGCCCATCGGCGCTCGCCGGTACGCAGTAACTACCGATCGGCCAGGCCACGCTTCCACGTTATGTGTTGGAAGCTTGCCCGCACGCTCGTCGAGAGATTCGCCGATCCAGTCGCTGCTCGAAACCGTCACCAGCTATCTGCCCGAGCTGATCATCCGGCGGCGGGTAGCCGACCCGGCGCCTCTGGATGCACCCCAGGGCGAGCGTTTCCCGGCCGCGGTGCTCCTGGCCGACGTCTCGGGGTTCACGGCGCTTTCCGAGCGGCTGGCGGCCAGGGGACCGGCCGGCGCCGAGGAGCTGACTGCCATCCTCAACGCCTACTTCGGGCATTTGATCGGCCTGGTGGATCGCTGCGGCGGGCAGGTCTTCAAGTTTGCCGGGGATGCCCCAGCACTGGGCCTCCAAGGCGCCGGGAAGCGCTGGGTTCGGCAAACGCCTGGATCTGCGGGGGGACCAGTACAAGGAAGTCAGGTCAGCGCTCCGGCTCGAAACCGAGCAGGGAGCGCGCCCACTCCCGCGTCCGGTGAACGAGGGCGAGCGTCCGGGACCGATCGAGGAGCTCCTGATCTTCGAGGTCCAGGTCGTCGTAACGCAGAGTCGCCGCGTATGGCATCAACGCCGGGAAGTCGCCGTGGTCGGCCGGAGCCTGGAATCCGCTCACCTCAACCAGGTCGACCAGTTCGGCGAGGTTGTGGGTCGGCCGATAAACGATCCCCTCTTTCGCCAACACCGCCTTCATGAACTTTTCCACCGCCTGCTGGGCGTGGAAGCCGATCACCTCGTCGGCGGACGCCGGATCAGGGAGAAGCTTCTCGACGGTGAACAGATCCTGGAGTGCCTTGCGGTACAGGACCGATGCAAAGTCACGCGGGGGCATCGAACACCCGACCCTCGCGTGCCGCCCAGAAATACACGGTCCCGGGTACATCCCTCCAGCGGTCGAACTTCTTCCTGCTGACCACGAGGAGGTCGACCGGGATTCCCAGGGGCCGGAGCACCCGCCAGAGCCGAGCCATCTCAGCCCCGAGTCCGTTTACCCTGGGCTCGATCACGAGGACGTCGAGGTCGCTCGCCTCCTTCTGCGTGCCCCGGGCGTACGATCCGAAAACGATCACCTCGGATCCGGGAGCGGCGCGCTGCAGCAAGGCTACCGCTTCCTGAATGGTGGCTTCGGTCACCATGGGTAAAGCTTACCCCGTCTGTCGATGGAACTCGTTTCGGCTTCGCCTGGCCGAAGCCCGCCGAGGAGGGGCGCCGTGGGCGTCGGCAGATCGGTCCACAGGATCTTCGGCTTCAGCCCGGTCGCTCAGGTGCCGAAGGTCAGGCGGGCAAGCTCTTCCTTCAGGCGATCCTGCTCGGCCCGGTCACCGGATTGCGCCAGCCGATCGGCGAGTTCGAGGAAGAGCTTCCTTTGGTTCTCACGCGCGGCAAGCCCGGCCTCGACCAGGTCCACGATCACGCGACTGGCGCTCGTGCGCTGCGCTGTCGCCAGCGATCGCACCCGGTGGGCAACGGATGCCGGTAGGCTCACGCTTCGGCGGACGGGCTTCTCGGTGCTGGCGATGCAGCTACGAGAACGGGTGTTAGCTGGCATTCCCTCGCGTGACGCTCGCCGATCGCGGACTCCTCCGGCCAGGAAGCAAGCCGACTC
The nucleotide sequence above comes from Candidatus Tanganyikabacteria bacterium. Encoded proteins:
- a CDS encoding cysteine synthase A, producing the protein MTPDVVRGAVGAVGRTPLIQFEELSEFTKCRILGKAEFLNPGGSVKDRIAAALIADGEATGRLVPGGEIVEATAGNTGIGLAMAAAARGYRTAFTVPAGLAAEKVAYLRLLGAEVIEAPDVPFSDERHFYHAAARLAAERGAFHADQFRNLANRDAHYRTTGPELWRQTGGEISALVAAAGTGGTLAGTGRYLKEQAAGIKVVLADPIGSALYSYVKRGVLAADDHDYIAEGIGIGRLVPNFEGAPVDDALQVTDRALVETAYRVLRREGLLLGMSAALNVWAAARVALRLGPGHTVVTVLPDGGERYRSKLYDPAWLAARDLTPRFPDLLGLLAL
- a CDS encoding glycosyltransferase family 39 protein yields the protein MPPRNVLLPAILPVAAIACSLFLLIWRLDWIGFTWDEFIDYNIVGSFAANAAEILRNDMDPSQGRLNHMVAAPFVVLFGHTLLVFKAIYVGVGLAAAIALFFLLSRIASRTTALLLVATFVSSPYFLTASRSGGTSGDVLTILCTVAFCAALGHWSARHEAGRPGWGPPAICAVACGLGLGAKLTNGLWIPAAVIFMVLRHGWKNVWREFGHFVPIAAAVAVLAHPLLFRGPVHLWNALRHSHGFDGAKQFLYLGEFVTNPQWYFPLFVLLAKTSPLFFAFFLWVAVRQTWSWARGGQAALWFAVGMLVFYVDYLFLAKRFQNAQYYVPAFVAMFVICAAPVDRLLHDARAGVRRLTYGAFALSLGLQAWINWDLWPDFAQAGRHYGSFMQGQMAGPAVNHCQGGPVTIDELNSLQRKHNLPAAYVLLHCGPIINTDNHAGPVKSLLSLPDYPIDNPPPRPHWVLVNRVYDYSEPTRADQEFRIVQRERLLAGCRMLSRRPDGPYKIYACE
- a CDS encoding alpha/beta hydrolase; the encoded protein is MGKRWIIAILVAASGAAGCALPPCLPLPGTDAAHVVADIVRALEAAPGARPTDPAPRQIAYEAGGRRYQADLYLGALVPRAGLVLVPGAAPGGRLHPLLTAFAGSMARAGFAVLVPDVGTLARLEVSADDARLFADAATYLATRPDLAPGGRIGAATFSYSVGPAILAALQPEMRDRVRFILAVGGYHDIRDVLRFSTTGWYRDAGAWRHRKPNSYATLVFVLSVLDEIASADDRRLLREIADRRLKDPGADVADQAARLGSEGRSVFDLATNRERDRFPTLVAALPAAVRAELDRLDLAGRDLSELRARLILVHGENDDIVPFPHSQALARAAPQARAYILRGLDHVELRGRLLDGWTLYCAVSDLLGQRL
- a CDS encoding class I SAM-dependent methyltransferase encodes the protein MGFYQELLLPWLCDKAMRNRDLLPLRRRVVGGATGRVLELGAGSGLNFGLYGPEVTEVVAVEPSARLVEMARARAGRPVTFVEAAAEMLPFNDLSFDTVVSTWTMCSIADIARALAEARRVLKPEGRMLFVEHGASPDAGVRRWQDLLTPAWKRIAGGCHLNRPIASLIEDAGFRLEALEKAYVPGPKAMTYMYEGVARSFGVR
- a CDS encoding HEPN domain-containing protein, translated to MPPRDFASVLYRKALQDLFTVEKLLPDPASADEVIGFHAQQAVEKFMKAVLAKEGIVYRPTHNLAELVDLVEVSGFQAPADHGDFPALMPYAATLRYDDLDLEDQELLDRSRTLALVHRTREWARSLLGFEPER
- a CDS encoding nucleotidyltransferase domain-containing protein, producing the protein MVTEATIQEAVALLQRAAPGSEVIVFGSYARGTQKEASDLDVLVIEPRVNGLGAEMARLWRVLRPLGIPVDLLVVSRKKFDRWRDVPGTVYFWAAREGRVFDAPA